The proteins below come from a single Crossiella sp. CA-258035 genomic window:
- the dapF gene encoding diaminopimelate epimerase: MAGVEFAKWHGTENDFVVLPDEDGELELTEALVRALCDRQRGLGADGVLRVVRTAKLADAPAGVDSAEWFMDYRNADGSIAEMCGNGVRVFARYLVDQGLAGAGEFAVGTRAGIRPVRTHADGTVTVDMGPVTVFGRSTATLGGREYPGVAVDVGNPHLVCPLDGGLDELDLSTAPGHDPAVFPRGVNVEFVRTLGPGALRMRVYERGVGETRSCGTGTVATAAAALHLTGRGTGEVTVDIPGGQVRVAVEAQRATLTGPAVEVARGVLAQSWWDSVRAS; the protein is encoded by the coding sequence GTGGCTGGTGTGGAGTTCGCCAAGTGGCACGGCACTGAGAACGACTTCGTGGTCCTGCCCGACGAGGACGGGGAGCTGGAGCTGACCGAGGCGCTGGTGCGCGCGCTGTGCGACCGGCAGCGCGGGCTGGGCGCGGACGGGGTGCTGCGCGTGGTGCGCACCGCCAAGCTCGCCGACGCCCCGGCCGGGGTGGACTCCGCCGAGTGGTTCATGGACTACCGCAACGCCGACGGCTCCATCGCCGAGATGTGCGGCAACGGCGTCCGCGTCTTCGCCCGTTACCTGGTCGACCAGGGCCTGGCCGGGGCTGGCGAGTTCGCGGTGGGCACCAGGGCCGGGATCCGGCCGGTGCGCACGCACGCCGACGGCACGGTCACCGTGGACATGGGCCCGGTCACCGTGTTCGGCCGCTCCACCGCCACCCTGGGCGGCCGGGAGTACCCGGGGGTCGCGGTCGACGTGGGCAACCCGCACCTGGTCTGCCCGCTGGACGGCGGGCTGGACGAGCTCGACCTGAGCACCGCGCCCGGCCACGACCCGGCGGTGTTCCCGCGCGGGGTCAACGTGGAGTTCGTGCGCACCCTGGGCCCCGGCGCGCTGCGCATGCGGGTCTACGAGCGCGGCGTGGGGGAGACCCGCTCCTGCGGCACCGGCACGGTGGCCACCGCGGCCGCCGCGCTGCACCTGACCGGGCGCGGCACCGGCGAGGTCACCGTGGACATCCCCGGCGGCCAGGTCAGGGTCGCGGTGGAGGCCCAGCGGGCCACGCTCACCGGCCCGGCGGTCGAGGTCGCCAGGGGTGTGCTGGCTCAGTCCTGGTGGGACTCGGTCCGCGCGTCGTAA
- a CDS encoding helix-turn-helix domain-containing protein has product MATLTAAQRREAEREAYDAYLAACPTRNLLDRISDKWVTLLLCALEDGPRRYNELSRKLAGISQKMLTQTLRTLERDGLVTREVTPSVPVRVDYALTPLGVSLHATVQQLKLWAEANMDEVYLARAGYDARTESHQD; this is encoded by the coding sequence ATGGCCACGTTGACCGCGGCCCAGCGCAGAGAAGCCGAACGCGAGGCCTACGACGCCTACCTGGCGGCCTGCCCGACCCGGAACCTGCTGGACCGGATCAGCGACAAGTGGGTCACCCTGCTGCTGTGCGCGCTGGAGGACGGGCCGCGCCGGTACAACGAGCTCTCCCGCAAACTGGCCGGGATCAGCCAGAAGATGCTCACCCAGACCCTGCGCACGCTGGAGCGCGACGGCCTGGTCACCCGGGAGGTGACCCCGTCGGTGCCGGTGCGGGTGGACTACGCGCTGACCCCGCTGGGCGTGAGCCTGCACGCCACCGTGCAGCAGCTCAAGCTGTGGGCCGAGGCCAACATGGACGAGGTGTACCTGGCCCGCGCGGGTTACGACGCGCGGACCGAGTCCCACCAGGACTGA
- a CDS encoding NADP-dependent oxidoreductase, with the protein MRAILIKKFGGPEVLEVAEVAVPEPGAGQVRIKVEAAALNPVDLLSANGFFVKRGQLPEAEAYGVGWDVAGVVDAVGEGVTGYAAGDRVIGLSDQVDRVPDVQAEYAVLPATALAPFPAGRTAAEAASLPLNSLTADQSIDLLELAEGSTLLVTGAAGGVGGYAVELGTARGLRVIATAGAADEELVRGFGAAEFIPRGASLTTFGQVDGVIDAANVGEAALAAVRGGGGFISVDGSKPDSDRDVRVFAVLATADGARLAELSELVAKGELSVRVSEVLPFEQVTEAYTKLAAGGYRGRIVLAP; encoded by the coding sequence ATGCGAGCGATTCTGATCAAGAAGTTCGGCGGCCCCGAGGTGCTGGAGGTCGCGGAGGTGGCTGTGCCCGAGCCCGGCGCGGGCCAGGTGCGGATCAAGGTGGAGGCGGCCGCCCTCAACCCGGTGGACCTGCTCAGCGCGAACGGGTTCTTCGTCAAGAGGGGCCAGTTGCCCGAGGCCGAGGCCTACGGCGTGGGCTGGGACGTGGCCGGGGTGGTGGACGCGGTCGGCGAGGGCGTCACCGGCTACGCGGCCGGCGACCGGGTGATCGGCCTGTCCGACCAGGTGGACCGGGTGCCGGACGTGCAGGCCGAGTACGCGGTGCTGCCCGCGACCGCCCTCGCCCCGTTCCCGGCTGGCAGGACCGCCGCGGAGGCGGCCAGCCTGCCGCTGAACTCGCTGACCGCGGACCAGTCCATCGACCTGCTGGAGCTGGCAGAGGGCAGCACGCTGCTGGTCACCGGCGCGGCGGGCGGGGTCGGCGGGTACGCGGTGGAGCTGGGCACGGCGCGCGGGCTGCGGGTGATCGCCACCGCCGGTGCCGCTGACGAGGAGCTGGTGCGTGGCTTCGGCGCGGCCGAGTTCATCCCGCGCGGCGCGTCGCTGACCACGTTCGGGCAGGTGGACGGCGTGATCGACGCGGCGAACGTGGGGGAGGCGGCGCTCGCCGCGGTGCGCGGGGGCGGCGGTTTCATCAGCGTGGACGGCAGCAAGCCGGACAGCGACCGGGACGTGCGGGTGTTCGCGGTGCTGGCCACCGCGGACGGGGCCCGGCTGGCCGAGCTGTCCGAGCTGGTGGCCAAGGGCGAGCTGAGCGTGCGGGTGTCCGAGGTGCTGCCGTTCGAGCAGGTCACCGAGGCCTACACGAAGCTGGCGGCCGGTGGGTACCGCGGCCGGATCGTGCTGGCCCCCTGA
- the hflX gene encoding GTPase HflX → MTQADETDILSTGEMELADRAALRRVAGLSTELADISEVEYRQLRLERVVLVGVWTEGDAEEAEASLAELARLAETAGAEVLEGLIQRRQKPDPATYIGSGKVLELRESVIATGADTVICDGELSPGQLRQLEEKLKVKVVDRTALILDIFAQHASSRAGKVQVELAQLQYLLPRLRGWGESLSRQAGGRAGGNAGVGLRGPGETKLETDRRRITKRMAKLRKEIRAMGTVRETKRGMRVANLVPNVAIAGYTNAGKSSLLNALTNAGVLVEDALFATLDPTTRRAVTPDGRGFTLTDTVGFVRHLPHQLVESFRSTLEEVADADLILHVVDGSDPLPERQVSAVREVFTEIIANRETPMPPEILVVNKLDQADELTATRLRHLFPDAVFVSAHTGAGIDSLRALLADRIPRPEVLVELLIPYSRGELVSRVHTEGEVLTEKHTEDGTELRARVKPELAGQLGEFADHRA, encoded by the coding sequence ATGACACAGGCCGACGAGACGGACATCCTCTCGACCGGCGAGATGGAACTGGCCGACCGTGCCGCGCTCCGCAGGGTCGCCGGGCTGTCCACCGAACTCGCGGACATCAGCGAGGTCGAGTACCGGCAGCTCCGGCTCGAGCGGGTAGTGCTGGTCGGCGTGTGGACCGAGGGCGACGCCGAGGAGGCGGAAGCCTCGCTCGCGGAGCTGGCCCGGCTGGCCGAGACCGCGGGCGCGGAGGTCCTGGAAGGACTCATCCAGCGCCGCCAGAAACCGGACCCGGCCACCTACATCGGCTCGGGCAAGGTCCTGGAGCTGCGCGAGTCGGTCATCGCGACCGGCGCCGACACGGTCATCTGCGACGGTGAGCTCTCGCCCGGCCAGCTGCGTCAGCTGGAGGAGAAGCTCAAGGTCAAGGTGGTCGACCGGACCGCGCTGATCCTGGACATCTTCGCCCAGCACGCCAGCTCGCGGGCCGGCAAGGTGCAGGTCGAGCTGGCCCAGTTGCAGTACCTGCTGCCCAGGCTGCGCGGCTGGGGTGAGTCGCTGTCCAGGCAGGCCGGCGGCCGCGCCGGTGGCAACGCCGGTGTGGGTCTGCGTGGTCCCGGTGAGACCAAGCTGGAGACCGACCGCAGGCGGATCACCAAGCGGATGGCCAAGCTGCGCAAGGAGATCCGTGCGATGGGCACGGTCAGGGAGACCAAACGCGGCATGCGGGTGGCCAACCTGGTGCCGAACGTGGCCATCGCCGGGTACACCAACGCGGGCAAGTCCAGCCTGCTCAACGCGCTCACCAACGCCGGTGTGCTGGTCGAGGACGCGCTGTTCGCGACTCTGGACCCGACCACCCGGCGCGCGGTGACCCCGGACGGCCGCGGCTTCACCCTGACCGACACGGTCGGCTTCGTGCGGCACCTGCCGCACCAGCTGGTCGAGTCCTTCCGCTCCACCCTGGAGGAGGTCGCCGACGCGGACCTCATCCTGCACGTGGTGGACGGTTCGGACCCGCTGCCGGAACGCCAGGTCTCCGCGGTGCGCGAGGTCTTCACCGAGATCATCGCCAACCGGGAAACGCCGATGCCGCCGGAGATCCTGGTGGTGAACAAGCTGGACCAGGCCGACGAGCTGACCGCGACCCGGCTGCGCCACCTGTTCCCGGACGCGGTGTTCGTCTCCGCGCACACCGGAGCGGGCATCGACTCCCTGCGCGCCCTGCTCGCCGACCGCATCCCGCGGCCGGAGGTATTGGTGGAGCTGCTCATCCCGTACAGCAGGGGCGAGCTGGTCTCCCGGGTGCACACCGAGGGCGAGGTGCTGACCGAGAAGCACACCGAGGACGGCACCGAGCTGCGCGCCAGGGTCAAGCCGGAACTGGCCGGACAACTGGGCGAGTTCGCGGACCACCGCGCGTGA
- a CDS encoding dienelactone hydrolase family protein, producing MTTRMETVTVSDGTFDLTVWLPEAPAPRPGILLVQEIFGVGPYVKAVAEDLAALGYVVAAPDLFWRQHRNWAAGHDDAGLQASMALVGQYDFPRGVVDCQASLDVLRGLPEVAGQPVGALGFCFGGSMTFFLGAQGNPDAVVSFYGSVVPDNAALLDKISVPTLMHFGGDDPYIARADIAKVEAAAEGKPHVELHVQEDAGHAFHNRMAPAFHHPEAAARAWRLTEEFLGRVLPV from the coding sequence ATGACGACGCGCATGGAGACCGTCACCGTCTCCGACGGCACCTTCGACCTCACCGTCTGGCTTCCCGAAGCCCCCGCTCCGCGCCCCGGCATCCTGCTCGTCCAGGAGATCTTCGGCGTCGGCCCCTACGTCAAGGCGGTGGCCGAGGATCTGGCCGCCCTCGGTTACGTGGTCGCCGCTCCCGACCTCTTCTGGCGGCAGCACCGCAACTGGGCCGCCGGTCACGACGACGCCGGTCTGCAAGCCTCCATGGCGCTCGTCGGCCAGTACGACTTCCCCCGTGGCGTCGTCGACTGCCAGGCTTCCCTCGACGTCCTGCGCGGACTGCCCGAGGTCGCCGGTCAGCCCGTCGGCGCGCTGGGCTTCTGCTTCGGGGGGTCGATGACCTTCTTCCTTGGCGCGCAGGGAAACCCGGATGCCGTGGTCTCCTTCTACGGCTCCGTTGTGCCGGACAATGCGGCCCTGCTCGACAAGATCAGCGTGCCCACGCTGATGCACTTCGGCGGCGACGACCCCTACATCGCCCGCGCGGACATCGCCAAGGTGGAAGCCGCGGCCGAGGGCAAGCCGCATGTTGAGCTGCACGTCCAGGAGGACGCTGGGCACGCCTTCCACAACCGCATGGCCCCGGCTTTCCACCACCCGGAGGCGGCGGCCAGGGCCTGGCGGTTGACGGAGGAGTTCCTGGGGCGGGTGTTGCCGGTCTAG
- a CDS encoding neutral/alkaline ceramidase, which translates to MRLHRIRPALTLALAALLGAGVLTQLDPASAEPADTYLVGRGIADVTGEPAERGMMGYAKLDQQTAGIHQRQRSRAFVVADSGGAQRVALVTVDVGQIFASVRQAVLKRLGQELGGQYTDANLSLSATHTHSGPGGYSHYSLYNITTFGYHDDTFKAIVDGIVQSVKLAHQDLAPGTVRLGKGELRDASVNRSRRAFDRNPAADKAYFPEGIDPQTTLLRFERGGKPVGALNFFATHGTSLRGDHKLISGDNKGYASYHWERDVSGVDYLSGSPGFIAAFAQTSAGDMSPNLALKPGTGPTGDHIANTKIIGERQFAAAKRLLDGGGTAVTGSIGSRMSFVDFSNVAVRPEFTGDGAAHQTCGAAMGAAFAAGSTEDGPGPDIFKEGVGNNPLIELVTKARYQASPELRACQAPKDILLDTGALGLTPKILPVQVLKIGQFYLATLSKETTIVAGLRLRRTVAAATGAPLENVLVSGYTNDYSGYLTTPEEYDQQDYEGGHTMFGRWALPAYQQEFARVAADLKAGRGTSPGPAVPDLSGSKWTVQPGVVLDAPPIGHNFGDTVTPPSAAYTKGQQVKVEFAGAHPNNNLHRGGSYLEVQRQEGSGWKRVADDGDWSTKFHWARWGVAASRVTVTWDIPANTQPGKYRIVYSGDAKALSTKITAFTGTSPEFTVN; encoded by the coding sequence ATGCGCCTGCACCGCATCAGACCTGCCCTGACCCTCGCCCTGGCCGCCCTGCTCGGCGCCGGGGTGCTGACCCAGCTGGACCCGGCGTCGGCCGAGCCCGCGGACACCTACCTGGTGGGCCGGGGCATCGCCGATGTGACGGGTGAACCGGCCGAGCGCGGCATGATGGGCTACGCCAAGCTGGACCAGCAGACCGCCGGGATCCACCAGCGGCAGCGGTCCAGGGCGTTCGTGGTGGCCGACTCCGGTGGGGCGCAACGGGTCGCGCTGGTCACGGTGGACGTGGGGCAGATCTTCGCCAGTGTCCGGCAGGCGGTGCTCAAGCGGCTCGGGCAGGAGCTGGGCGGGCAGTACACCGACGCGAACCTGTCGCTGTCGGCCACGCACACCCACTCCGGGCCGGGCGGGTACTCGCACTACTCGCTCTACAACATCACGACTTTCGGCTACCACGACGACACGTTCAAGGCGATCGTGGACGGCATCGTGCAGTCGGTGAAGCTGGCGCACCAGGACCTGGCGCCGGGCACGGTGCGGCTGGGCAAGGGCGAGCTGCGGGATGCCAGCGTGAACCGGTCGCGGCGGGCCTTCGACCGGAACCCGGCCGCGGACAAGGCGTACTTCCCGGAGGGCATCGACCCGCAGACCACGTTGCTGCGCTTCGAGCGCGGCGGCAAGCCGGTGGGCGCGCTGAACTTCTTCGCCACCCACGGCACCAGCCTGCGCGGCGACCACAAGCTGATCTCCGGTGACAACAAGGGTTACGCGTCCTACCACTGGGAGCGCGATGTCAGCGGGGTGGACTACCTCAGCGGCTCGCCCGGTTTCATCGCGGCCTTCGCGCAGACCAGCGCCGGTGACATGAGCCCGAACCTGGCGCTGAAGCCGGGCACCGGTCCCACCGGCGACCACATCGCGAACACGAAGATCATCGGCGAGCGCCAGTTCGCCGCGGCCAAGCGGCTGCTGGACGGCGGCGGCACCGCGGTCACCGGCAGCATCGGCTCCCGGATGTCCTTCGTGGACTTCAGCAACGTCGCGGTGCGCCCGGAGTTCACCGGCGACGGCGCGGCGCACCAGACCTGCGGCGCGGCCATGGGCGCGGCCTTCGCCGCGGGCAGCACCGAGGACGGGCCGGGTCCGGACATCTTCAAGGAGGGGGTCGGCAACAACCCGCTGATCGAGCTGGTCACCAAGGCCCGCTACCAGGCATCGCCGGAGCTGCGGGCCTGCCAGGCGCCCAAGGACATCCTGCTGGACACCGGCGCGCTGGGCCTGACCCCGAAGATCCTGCCGGTGCAGGTGCTCAAGATCGGCCAGTTCTACCTGGCCACCCTGTCCAAGGAGACCACCATCGTGGCCGGCCTGCGGCTGCGCAGGACGGTGGCCGCGGCGACCGGGGCCCCGCTGGAGAACGTGCTGGTCTCGGGCTACACCAACGACTACTCGGGTTACCTGACCACGCCGGAGGAGTACGACCAGCAGGACTACGAGGGCGGCCACACCATGTTCGGCCGCTGGGCGCTGCCTGCCTACCAGCAGGAGTTCGCCAGGGTCGCGGCCGACCTGAAGGCCGGACGCGGCACCAGCCCCGGCCCCGCGGTGCCGGACCTGTCCGGCTCGAAGTGGACCGTGCAGCCCGGCGTGGTCCTGGACGCCCCGCCCATCGGCCACAACTTCGGCGACACGGTCACTCCCCCGTCGGCCGCCTACACCAAGGGCCAGCAGGTGAAGGTCGAGTTCGCCGGCGCACACCCGAACAACAACCTGCACCGCGGCGGCAGCTACCTGGAGGTCCAGCGCCAGGAGGGCAGCGGTTGGAAGCGGGTCGCCGACGACGGCGACTGGTCCACCAAGTTCCACTGGGCCCGCTGGGGCGTGGCCGCCTCCCGCGTCACGGTCACCTGGGACATCCCAGCCAACACCCAGCCCGGGAAGTACCGAATCGTGTACTCCGGCGACGCGAAAGCCTTGTCCACCAAGATCACCGCGTTCACAGGCACGTCGCCGGAGTTCACGGTGAACTAG
- a CDS encoding UDP-N-acetylmuramoyl-L-alanyl-D-glutamate--2,6-diaminopimelate ligase, whose protein sequence is MVGAVLAGDNGREHAAVRVTGATLRAQQAQPGDLFAGLPGARAHGAAFTAQAVRGGAVAVLTDAAGAELPEVRESGLPVLVHPDPRAVLGALAARIYGNPSDRLSIIGITGTSGKTTVSTLIEAGLRAAGRTTGLIGTVATVIAGQRLDSAFTTPEAPDLQALFALMLERGVSDVAMEVSSHALSLGRVAGTHFAVGAFTNLSQDHLDFHADMEDYFAAKAKLFDGRADKAVVVVDNEWGRRLVTEDTVTVSLGGEATWRALEISTETTGIQRFRAVGPDGIELKLAIRLPGDFNVANALLAAACLHAAGVPDAAIIEGLSSVDVPGRMERVVRGQDFTAVVDYSHKPGAVAAVLDSVREQAKDSRIILVLGCGGDRDSAKRPLMGEAAARRAELTIVTDDNPRTEDPAEIRAAMLAGARAVPESERGEVVEVGDRGAAIREAVRRAGPGDVVVVAGKGHETGQEINGVVHPFDDRQVLAEAIDARLTDNPGAASGVHPTEGS, encoded by the coding sequence ATGGTCGGCGCCGTTCTCGCTGGTGACAACGGACGCGAGCACGCAGCGGTCCGGGTCACCGGCGCCACCCTGCGCGCCCAGCAGGCCCAGCCAGGAGATCTTTTCGCCGGTCTGCCCGGCGCCCGCGCGCACGGGGCCGCGTTCACCGCCCAGGCGGTGCGGGGCGGCGCGGTCGCGGTGCTCACCGACGCCGCGGGCGCGGAACTGCCCGAGGTGCGCGAGTCCGGCCTGCCCGTGCTGGTGCACCCCGATCCGCGGGCAGTGCTGGGCGCGCTGGCCGCGCGGATCTACGGCAACCCCTCCGACCGGCTGTCCATCATCGGCATCACCGGCACCTCGGGGAAGACCACCGTCAGCACGCTGATCGAGGCCGGGCTGCGCGCCGCCGGCCGCACCACCGGGCTGATCGGCACGGTCGCCACCGTGATCGCCGGGCAGCGCCTGGACAGCGCGTTCACCACCCCGGAAGCCCCTGACCTGCAAGCGCTGTTCGCGCTGATGCTGGAGCGCGGGGTCAGCGACGTGGCGATGGAGGTCTCCAGCCACGCGCTGTCCCTCGGCCGGGTCGCCGGCACCCACTTCGCGGTCGGCGCCTTCACCAACCTGTCCCAGGACCACCTGGACTTCCACGCCGACATGGAGGACTACTTCGCCGCCAAGGCCAAGCTGTTCGACGGCCGCGCGGACAAGGCGGTCGTGGTGGTGGACAACGAGTGGGGCCGCAGGCTGGTCACCGAGGACACCGTCACCGTCTCCCTCGGCGGCGAGGCGACCTGGCGGGCACTGGAGATCAGCACCGAGACCACCGGCATCCAGCGCTTCCGCGCGGTCGGCCCGGACGGCATCGAGCTGAAGCTGGCCATCCGGCTGCCCGGCGACTTCAACGTGGCCAACGCGCTGCTGGCCGCGGCCTGCCTGCACGCGGCCGGGGTGCCGGACGCGGCCATCATCGAGGGCCTATCCAGTGTGGACGTGCCCGGCCGGATGGAACGGGTGGTGCGCGGCCAGGACTTCACCGCCGTGGTCGACTACTCGCACAAGCCCGGCGCGGTGGCCGCGGTGCTGGACTCGGTGCGCGAACAGGCCAAGGACAGCCGGATCATCCTGGTGCTGGGCTGCGGCGGCGACCGGGACAGCGCCAAGCGCCCGCTGATGGGCGAGGCCGCGGCCCGCCGCGCCGAGCTGACCATCGTCACCGACGACAACCCGCGCACCGAGGATCCTGCCGAGATCAGGGCCGCCATGCTGGCCGGCGCGCGCGCCGTGCCGGAGAGCGAGCGCGGCGAGGTCGTCGAGGTCGGCGACCGCGGCGCGGCCATCCGCGAGGCGGTCCGCCGCGCGGGACCCGGCGACGTGGTGGTGGTCGCGGGCAAGGGCCACGAGACGGGGCAGGAGATCAACGGGGTCGTGCATCCGTTCGACGACCGCCAGGTACTGGCCGAGGCCATTGACGCGCGGCTGACTGACAACCCGGGCGCCGCTTCCGGCGTCCACCCCACGGAGGGTTCATGA
- the murF gene encoding UDP-N-acetylmuramoyl-tripeptide--D-alanyl-D-alanine ligase: protein MIPLSLAEIAEAVGGRLHNTDGSPKITGSVEFDSRQLTQGGLFLALPGQQVDGHDFAAAAVQAGAAGVLAAREVDAPAVIVPPVAEANHSSYVLTGDTDGSGAAVLAALSKLARLSVDTLARAGLAVVGVTGSSGKTSTKDLIAQVLEPMGPTVAPPGSFNNELGHPWTALRADAATRFLVLELSARGVGHIGQLCRTAPPRIGVVTNVGSAHLGEFGSQEAVAQTKGELPESLPSAAEGGVAVLNADDPLVAAMAERSKAKIVFFGTDPKATVRAEDVDLDEQARATFRLVSPQGEAEVKLGLHGVHHVSNALAAAAVALELGATPAEVADRLSAARRVSARRMEVTTRDDGVTVVNDSYNANPESVRAALKTLAAMSRTEPRRRSWAVLGVMAELGEDSIAAHDAIGRYAVRLDVNRLVVIGEQAAAMHQGAYLEGSWGEESVLVPDVDAAIALLREQVRPGDVVLVKASKAAALWRVADALLDGGDTA from the coding sequence ATGATTCCGCTCAGTCTCGCCGAGATCGCCGAGGCGGTCGGCGGGCGCCTGCACAACACCGACGGCAGCCCGAAGATCACCGGCAGCGTGGAGTTCGACTCCCGCCAGCTGACCCAGGGCGGCCTGTTCCTGGCGCTGCCCGGTCAGCAGGTGGACGGCCACGACTTCGCCGCCGCCGCCGTCCAGGCGGGCGCGGCCGGGGTGCTGGCCGCCAGGGAGGTGGACGCGCCCGCGGTGATCGTGCCGCCGGTGGCCGAGGCCAACCACAGCTCCTACGTGCTCACCGGCGACACCGACGGCTCCGGCGCCGCGGTACTTGCCGCGCTCAGCAAGCTCGCCCGGCTCTCCGTGGACACCCTGGCCCGCGCGGGCCTGGCCGTGGTCGGGGTCACCGGCTCCTCCGGCAAGACCTCGACCAAGGACCTCATCGCCCAGGTCCTGGAGCCGATGGGCCCCACGGTCGCGCCACCCGGCTCGTTCAACAACGAGCTCGGCCACCCGTGGACCGCGCTGCGCGCCGACGCGGCCACCCGCTTCCTGGTGCTGGAGCTCTCCGCCCGCGGCGTCGGCCACATCGGCCAGCTGTGCCGGACCGCGCCGCCGCGGATCGGCGTGGTGACCAACGTGGGCTCCGCGCACCTGGGCGAGTTCGGCTCCCAGGAGGCGGTCGCCCAGACCAAGGGCGAGCTGCCCGAGTCGCTGCCCTCGGCCGCGGAGGGCGGGGTCGCCGTGCTCAACGCCGACGACCCGCTGGTCGCCGCGATGGCCGAGCGCAGCAAAGCCAAGATCGTCTTCTTCGGGACCGACCCGAAGGCCACCGTGCGCGCCGAGGACGTCGACCTCGACGAGCAGGCCCGCGCCACCTTCCGCCTGGTCTCCCCGCAGGGGGAGGCGGAGGTGAAGCTCGGCCTGCACGGCGTGCACCACGTGTCCAACGCGCTGGCCGCCGCCGCGGTCGCGCTGGAACTGGGCGCGACACCCGCGGAGGTCGCCGACCGGCTCTCCGCGGCGCGACGGGTCTCCGCCCGCCGCATGGAGGTCACCACCCGCGACGACGGCGTCACGGTGGTCAACGATTCGTACAACGCCAACCCGGAGTCGGTGCGCGCCGCGCTCAAGACCCTGGCCGCCATGAGCCGCACGGAGCCGCGCCGCCGCAGCTGGGCCGTGCTCGGCGTGATGGCCGAACTGGGCGAGGACAGCATCGCCGCGCACGACGCGATCGGCCGGTACGCGGTCCGGTTGGACGTCAACCGGCTCGTCGTGATCGGCGAGCAGGCAGCCGCGATGCACCAGGGCGCGTACCTCGAAGGGTCATGGGGAGAGGAGTCCGTACTCGTGCCGGACGTCGACGCCGCCATCGCGCTGCTGCGCGAACAGGTGCGGCCAGGGGACGTCGTGCTGGTGAAGGCGAGCAAGGCGGCCGCGCTGTGGCGGGTCGCCGACGCGCTGCTCGATGGCGGTGACACCGCGTGA
- the mraY gene encoding phospho-N-acetylmuramoyl-pentapeptide-transferase, translated as MKGILVAAAIALMVSILLTPYLIKVFSRQGFGQEIREEGPQHHQTKRGTPTMGGIAILLAMWAGYGTSHLFVYLTRGANEQVGPTASGILVLFLTTGLGLVGFLDDFIKIRKARNLGLSGTAKIVGQVLTATIFGYLVLQFPDASDYHLTPASVNLSFVRDISIISFGAIGFIIFCNLLVAGWSNAVNLTDGLDGLAAGTAAMVLGTYVVISFWQFRLDCSERLNPACYYVRDPLDLAIVAAAAMAGCVGFLWWNAAPAKIFMGDTGSLALGGLVAGLAITTRTELLMFVVGGLFVVEVLSVSLQIMVFRTTKRRLFRMAPFHHHFELAGWAETTVIIRFWLMGGICCMIGLGLFYSEWLASGG; from the coding sequence GTGAAGGGCATTCTCGTCGCGGCCGCGATCGCGCTGATGGTCTCCATCCTGCTCACCCCCTACCTGATCAAGGTCTTCTCCCGGCAGGGCTTCGGCCAGGAGATCAGGGAAGAGGGTCCCCAGCACCACCAGACCAAGCGCGGCACCCCCACCATGGGCGGTATCGCGATCCTGCTGGCCATGTGGGCCGGCTACGGGACCAGCCACCTGTTCGTCTACCTGACCAGGGGAGCGAACGAGCAGGTCGGCCCGACCGCCTCCGGCATCCTGGTGCTGTTCCTGACCACCGGCCTCGGCCTGGTCGGCTTCCTGGACGACTTCATCAAGATCCGCAAGGCCCGCAACCTGGGCCTGTCCGGCACCGCGAAGATCGTCGGCCAGGTGCTCACCGCGACCATCTTCGGCTACCTCGTCTTGCAGTTCCCGGACGCCAGCGACTACCACCTCACCCCTGCCTCGGTGAACCTGTCCTTCGTCCGGGACATCTCGATCATCTCCTTCGGCGCCATCGGGTTCATCATCTTCTGCAACCTGCTGGTGGCCGGCTGGTCCAACGCGGTCAACCTGACCGACGGCCTGGACGGCCTGGCCGCGGGCACCGCGGCGATGGTGCTGGGCACCTACGTGGTCATCTCGTTCTGGCAGTTCCGGCTGGACTGCTCCGAGCGCCTCAACCCGGCCTGCTACTACGTCCGCGACCCGCTGGACCTGGCGATCGTGGCCGCCGCGGCGATGGCCGGCTGCGTCGGCTTCCTCTGGTGGAACGCGGCCCCGGCCAAGATCTTCATGGGCGACACCGGCTCGCTGGCCCTCGGCGGCCTGGTCGCCGGTCTGGCCATCACCACCCGCACCGAGCTGCTGATGTTCGTGGTGGGCGGCCTGTTCGTGGTCGAGGTGCTCTCGGTCAGCCTGCAGATCATGGTCTTCCGCACCACCAAACGAAGACTGTTCCGGATGGCGCCGTTCCACCACCACTTCGAGCTGGCCGGCTGGGCGGAAACCACGGTGATCATCAGGTTCTGGCTGATGGGCG